The Lutzomyia longipalpis isolate SR_M1_2022 chromosome 2, ASM2433408v1 DNA window tttcatgtcaGGGTATATTCTCAATGTTGAGTCGTTATAGAAATATGAGTCAATTAATAGatgttttttaatatattccGCGATTCTCAGCGCATGATTGTAAATTAGTTTTATGCTCAAGCACACAAGTGTTGGGGAGATTTCTCTGCGTAGGGGGAATACTTCTTTCGTTTGagtttccatttatttttttatctcctgTGAtgctttcaaaattaattctaacttaaaaaaaagtttaaaattcttcgagcaaaattcaaattccttGGTTTTTCACCCTATATGTGTACAATTTATGGAAAAAGTTTGCATTTCTCTTGCTGCTGctttcccacacacacatatcTCACTCTACaaataaggaagaaaaatatttggttAACTGAAATCACTTATGGCGAAAGACATAAGATGTGTATTTTGCCATATAAAGTTATTCATTAAGAGAATCTATGCGAAAGGAGAAAAATGCTgcacatattttttcattaataaaaaatatataatattaattaaacaagTGGAATCGCTTGATTGGGAAGAACAGGTTTCCACAAATTTGGCTATTGAAATCTTTCGtttttcgtggatttttttaCGCGCAACTTTATACTGTCTatgggaaaaatttcttattatttgaATGATACATTTCGCATTTCGCTGACCTCGTCAAGTCTATATAATTCAATTAGTCATAGTGATTTTTAAATGGATAGCAAATTCTGTTTGTATTGAAAAGTTGACAAATCGCTAAGCTTCAATGACGGCTTTTACActcagagaaatttttttaaaaatattttcttatgaatGTATCGTTTAGGCATCTTATAAGCGTTGTATTTGTTTAAGAGAAAAAGCATTCAAAGAGCTTCTTTCAAGGGATAagggaattttaaattgtacTTCATcagaaagggttaaaagacttttaaaattaagaaattctaaattacAATCTCCTCATTCAAGCGATATGCTAATAAATCAATTCTAATGGGTATAAGTTGATGTGTTGAAGTAAAGCTCACGCACAAATGGTTCTTTCATTGACCTTCCGTGAACTTTTGAGcaatgaaaagtaaatttatgcTAATTCGAAGTACCATTTTTGGACCACAAATATTACATAGAGTGGtgtttacagagaaaattttcattcacgaTTATTTCATCCAATATACACGACTGGTGGCATGTGGGCAGGTTAATTTTGAGCACACCtgcttaattttaaaacttttggtCTTTGACcaagttttcaattaaataaaatctatccaCCAACTGTCCATCATTCGcccaaaaatctttattatttgCTTCCTTCTTGTAGAACGAAAATTACATATTGGCAAAAATATTGTGAGAGTGTAGGAAAATTTGATTACTCACCTtgagatttgatttttttgctcccGTCAATGgatcattcaataaaatatgtagtctagtatatagaataaaattgatatataTATCCACTTAAATTTTTGCTCGTTAATTGTTCGTTTCAATTGTTCTTTCTATATCACTTCTTGCGATTTAaatatcgttaaaaaaaagtcgtttttgttgaagagaaaaaaaagtttgagcATTAGTTGGGTCTCACAGAAAGAGTTATTCAGTACACCACAGGATTATTATTGGAAAACCATTTAAGCACTGCCGAGTGAAACTATTgagcattttctttattttttttcaatgcacTTTATGTGTAGTTTGCAGGCGGCACAAGAGGAGGATTCCTTGGTGTGATTgagatttttgttaaatggTAGGAAACACTTGCAGAGAACTCGGCGTCCACATGAAAACTGAACGCGAAATGCTTGACCTCTCGCTGAGCTTGCTCCATCTCTCCAAAGGAAGGAGGTTTTGCGTAGAAGTAGCGAGAGAGATAATAAAACGGCGCTATGGCGGTAATTTGTGCGCGctttaaaagattaattttcagcTGAATATTTCAAACTTCTTATAAAGCTCTTAATATATCTTTACCATTACATattcaatggggatgaatgagacagaaaatcaaaattgaaagagTTAATAgttaaaaaccaaaaaaaatttcagttaaaataacatttttcatcGTTTCCGTGCTTTTCcgtatttttttgaaagtctTTTCTCGCAGGGAAATCCAAAAAATTACTTCCGATCGGGAAATTTGGTGAAAAAAGCGATAAAATTGCGATAAACAAGGGAAAACATATAAAAGTGGTAAAATGTGGTAAACTTGAGTAAAGTGATGGTAACTACTTCCGCGTGCTACGATTGTTTtcagtatttttattttgccgCATATAAAAGAGgttaatttcacaattttagcTCATTTTTCGAGTGTTTTTGTACCTGTAAAGTGCTGGTGACTAATTGCTGGGAATTGAAAAGATTATAATCCTTGTTCCAAGATGGTCGTGCGTCCGTATGACGAGGAGTTGAAGTACATTGAGAAGATCAGCCCAACATGCTATCGCATCAAGAAGGGTTTCCAGCCCAATATGAACGTCGAAGGGTGCTTCTACGTCAATAGTGCCCTCGAGAAGCTGATGTTCGAGGAGCTACGCAATGCCTGCAGACCCGGACAGACGGGAGGTTTCCTGCCGGGTGTTAAGCAAATTGCCAACGTTGCGGCACTTCCGGGAATCGTGGGACGCTCAATTGGGCTTCCGGACATTCACTCAGGCTATGGATTTGCAATTGGGAACATGGCAGCCTTCGATATGGATGACCCCAATGCCATTGTGTCTCCAGGAGGTGTGGGCTTTGACATTAATTGCGGTGTTCGACTGCTGAGGACGAATCTCTTTGAGAAGGACGTGAAGCCGGTGCAGGAGAAGTTGGCACAGAGTCTCTTTGATCACATCCCCGTGGGTGTGGGTTCTAAGGGAATAATCCCCATGAATGCGAGAGATTTGGAGGAAGCACTGGAAATGGGAATGGATTGGTCACTACGGGAGGGATATGTGTGGGCTGAGGATAAGGAACATTGCGAGGAATACGGGCGAATGCTCAATGCAGATCCCTCCAAAGTCAGCATGAGGGCAAAGAAGCGAGGACTTCCTCAGTTGGGAACACTCGGAGCTGGCAATCACTACTGTGAGATTCAAGTTGTAGATGAGATTTATGATAACTCAGCTGCCAGCAAGATGGGAATTGAGAAAACTGGCCAAGTGTGTGTGATGATTCACTCAGGAAGTCGAGGATTTGGTCATCAGGTCGCCACGGATGCCCTCGTGGAGATGGAGAAGGCAATGAAGCGTGATAAGATTGAGACGAATGACCGGCAGCTGGCGTGTGCCAGGATAAACAGCCCTGAAGGGCAGAATTACCTCAAAGCCATGGCGGCAGCGGCAAACTTTGCCTGGGTCAATCGCAGCTCCATGACCTTCCTCACGCGGCAGGCTTTTGCGAAGCAATTCCACACTACTCCGGATGATCTGGATATGCACGTCATCTACGATGTGTCCCACAATATAGCCAAGATGGAGGAGCACATTGTCGATGGGAAGCAGAAGCGTCTCCTTGTTCATCGAAAGGGCTCCACGAGGGCTTTCCCACCACACCATCCCCTGATTCCCGTGGACTACCAGCTCACAGGGCAGCCTGTTCTTATTGGGGGCACAATGGGAACCTGCAGCTACGTTCTAACAGGAACGGAGCAGGGTATGCAGGAAACCTTCGGATCAACTTGTCACGGAGCTGTAAGAATCCtttaattctataaaatttcctttagaaaatcattttttgtttgtttgcaaaactattttaatgcttgaaagtttcatgaaatttatattcaggacaaattttttctctcattttagGGACGAGCTCTCTCCCGTGCCAAGTCAAGGAGGAACTTGGACTACATGGATGTACTCAATAAATTGAACGAAATGGGAATTTCAATTCGCGTGGCTTCTCCAAAGCTGGTCATGGAGGAGGCTCCGGAATCCTACAAGAATGTAACCGACGTAGTGGATACATGCCATGCTGCTGGGATCAGCAAGAAGACCTTCAAGCTACGTCCAATTGCCGTGATCAAGGGTTGATCCCATTGTAATCCCAACATTATTTATtatgatgaaataaatttttttattcagcgAAAGCTGCTTTAATTTGtgtcttattttttattcataatttatctgttttttaatgaattttagtaattttcccGTTTTTCTCgggtaaaaaattcaattttgcaatttattttatattacaatgcgaaattttcttaattttcaatgtcAATATTTCAAAACCTTAGACTAACTTTCAATGAAAACTTCAAGATAGTTCATTGAGGTTATGTGTAACGGTGCTGAAGAAACCGCGTCTTTTTTtagtgcaaaattttcataattttccaagaGATTTTCCACTGCAGCTAAGCCGATCTCAAGGTAAGACACCTTCTTTGTATttctaataaagaaaattcacttgaagtcatttattttaatgaaaaaagtgaattttctttggagtaaagaagaaaacaattttcaatttgtgaaaattcatgatgAAATTTTCTGTATAAGAAAACAGCCCTCTCGGATATGGCTGCGAATTTCCCAGGAAGTTCCCACCCAAAGTCTGGGAAGCAGGGTAGTTCATCAAGATCAGTGAGGGGGTATCCGGAAATCCCGGAGTGGTTCAGAAGATCAAATATCCTTCAAGTAATTCAGAGCTACTTGGAGGACCAAGGGAGTGTCGCAATTGACAAAAAGAAGATCGAGAGCTATCTGCCTTATTTCTACAACGTCTACATGGAGCATCCAGTCTCCCGACGTAGTCCCGTTCTCAAGCTCGATCAATTGGTCTTTGAACCACCCCTGGGGACACTGAAGGATCAGCAAATCTGTGCCAGGAACaacattaaagaaatttgttCCGTGGATATACagaagaataatttgatttttaaatgtgAACGGTTGTACTACAAGATGTTGATGGAGAAAGAGAAGGGAATCCGTCGAGGAGTTGACTTCCCATCGTATGATTCGTTCATTGAGAACGCCCTTGATATTTCCAGAGGGAAGATTCCGAGATTTATGGAGTTCCTCCAGAAGCAGGATAAGAAGAGAGCTGACAAAGCGATGGAACGAAGGAAAGAAGACAAGGAGGACGAAGGTAAgaaaacaaggggtgtttatctggcgaatctttAGATATTTTTAGCGAATCTTCGCGAATCTTGACGAACATTAGCGGCAATATTTATTGgcaaaaattggaaaatatttgcaaatatttgtgaatttttatcaatattctTCATAATTAGTTAATGTCGGAATAACTGACCGCGTTCAAACTTCGTATAAGTCATATTTTAGGTTTTTTAATCACCTCACATTACGAAAAAGTTGGAGTGACATTTTTGTTCCAACCGGCCTTCCGGGGGTGGTGGTTTAATCTTTGctttataactcgagaacggtaacagatagagacttcgggtttgaagttttctatagaaatatggctgtaaaatttcattttttcgcattttcaaaatccaagatggccgccgtccgccattttgaaataccgtcaaccacttcccttacagctagagatctgaaattttagtatgttgtagagctcagtgagacgttttcatcgataattcatacttgaaaatcggtcaagcggtttagcaaatatggtggcctaaagcaaaaagtgttttttcgatataactcgagaacggcttgaccgattttgacctactcaagctcaaatgaaaggtttcaaaaagccctacaactgcctagaacatttcaagttccaaaaacatccgcagaagaaaaactattaaacaaaaagctcttctaattctttacttttttgctcttctgctctttttttttttttgcttaatatcactgtaaaattctttcaataagtactgaacattttcaaatattacTGGACTAcattctcactttaccatgtCCGGGTGTGATTTTTAAGACTCTTTAgtccacaaaaaaaagctttgctccttttgaatatttttttgttccgCGAGTTTTGGCGGCAATTCcggaagattttcttgaaatctaatttaattaaatttattgtgttGGATTAACTGATCAAGCTTCACGGAAAGAATCAGATTCTGCAGCATCTCCCAAGGCATCATCTTCCAAGGCAACTGCAGGGCAAGTTCGTAAAAGTACAAATCTCCCGCCTCCAAGAAAACTCCGAAAAGTTACGTTTCTTCAGCCATCATCGCCTAAAAAGAAGACAATGGAGAAGGAAGCAGAAGGTGCTTCATCCAAAGGCTCCACAAGCAGTAATGTTCCCTCATCAAACTCAGAACAAATTGGTGAGTATAAccaagaaaatgattttcttcaagttatttattattcttctatTCTAAATTCATCACAGATATAAATGAGAATGTTTCTGAGAATTCATCGCCAATGAAAGAAATCCCCAAAAGGAGGAAGTCCGTGAAAAGTAAGTTAAGAAACTgatttcaatttgtttttttttccttaaaaattcactttaaattttttttatgtaagcTTCTCAAAATCTTGCCAAGAACTTCTTAGAAGATGAAGAGGATGGAGCAAAGCGAATTGCGTTTTTCCTGAATCCTGAGAACGATGATGAAATTGCAGCTTATTTGCTTGATAACATTCATTGTGAGTTAATAAAAGGAGTATCTAACACTCCGTcaaattcaagagaaaattaaagaaaaaaaaacaaattatcaatgaaaataaaagaatctttATCTTTATTTCAGATTCTTCCAGTGAGGAGTCCATTTCAGGTGATGAGGTGGAGGATGTTGATGCCCTGTTCGAAAAGGCCTTGCAGGATGTCGacggtttaaaaaaaatcagggcTATGCACCCTGACCTATTCCCTGAATCAGTTGAGTCTGATCCTGAGATTGTGGAGCCAGAAGGGCCGCAAGAGAACACAACAGCCGTGGATGGTgagttatttaattattattttttaaaattttatttgtttctacaaaaatttttgttatgttttttttttcgtagctTTCAGTCagaaatgaggtatcgttggaaaggtattgatggcccctacaacatatcaaaatttcagatttttagctattacaggggctgagatatagcgaaaacaaaattttgaggttattcaaaatggcggacgcgggggtggggggtaaaatttgacgtcataatctgacgtcttccagtcgacttttaaactttgccgtttaccgcaagtctctatctattaccgttctcttgtaatttagcaaaaggttccgaacggacggacggacggccggccggaaaaaattttttggcgcatacgttttttggaatgtagggaccctaattcgtgctcatcccaagtttgagcccgatctgacgactttcgattttgctcggtacacaaaagctgtgtctgaaagaaatactgctaaaaaaacaaattatcaatgaaaataaaagaattttgtattttatctttattttagATTCTTCTGCTGAAGAGTCAACTTCAGGTGATGAGGTGGAGGATGTTGATGCCCTAATCGAAAAGGCCATGCAGGATGTCGACGGTCTGGAAAAAGTCATGGCTATGCACCCTGACCTATTCCCTGAATCCGATGAATGTGATCTTGAGATTGTGGAGCCAGAAGGGCCAGATGGTCCGCAAGAGAACACGACAGCCGTGGATGGTgagttatttaattattatttttttttttttaaattttatttgtttctacaaaaatttttgttattttttttttcgtagtttTCAGTCAGAATCTTCGGAGTCCTTCTGCAAGCAGTACACCCATTGATAGTGTGGAAAGCCTCCTGGCGTTCGAGTTGAAGAACTGCGATGTTGGTCATGAACGGATCGAGAGGCACATCCGGAAGGGG harbors:
- the LOC129791306 gene encoding uncharacterized protein LOC129791306 isoform X4, with product MEFLQKQDKKRADKAMERRKEDKEDEASRKESDSAASPKASSSKATAGQVRKSTNLPPPRKLRKVTFLQPSSPKKKTMEKEAEGASSKGSTSSNVPSSNSEQIDINENVSENSSPMKEIPKRRKSVKTSQNLAKNFLEDEEDGAKRIAFFLNPENDDEIAAYLLDNIHYSSSEESISGDEVEDVDALFEKALQDVDGLKKIRAMHPDLFPESVESDPEIVEPEGPQENTTAVDDSSAEESTSGDEVEDVDALIEKAMQDVDGLEKVMAMHPDLFPESDECDLEIVEPEGPDGPQENTTAVDVFSQNLRSPSASSTPIDSVESLLAFELKNCDVGHERIERHIRKGFGVVRTRCPKLPKTVQPSQNPPPPVSGLQDNLPVREVAQNTSASATNASSSKDDVYATLRNLEEYLGINKGTRATPEVIEIDSETSEDDTEGQFDQHQVKLLRKFLGSEDGALRELLSICEVNEEEVEKCNLDVTDERIANAMGAHVGDTLRQSSDNVLSNVEEAFVDINDLSQSERSHYELSHDPLEGCSQNISNN
- the LOC129791306 gene encoding uncharacterized protein LOC129791306 isoform X2 yields the protein MAANFPGSSHPKSGKQGSSSRSVRGYPEIPEWFRRSNILQVIQSYLEDQGSVAIDKKKIESYLPYFYNVYMEHPVSRRSPVLKLDQLVFEPPLGTLKDQQICARNNIKEICSVDIQKNNLIFKCERLYYKMLMEKEKGIRRGVDFPSYDSFIENALDISRGKIPRFMEFLQKQDKKRADKAMERRKEDKEDEASRKESDSAASPKASSSKATAGQVRKSTNLPPPRKLRKVTFLQPSSPKKKTMEKEAEGASSKGSTSSNVPSSNSEQIDINENVSENSSPMKEIPKRRKSVKTSQNLAKNFLEDEEDGAKRIAFFLNPENDDEIAAYLLDNIHYSSAEESTSGDEVEDVDALIEKAMQDVDGLEKVMAMHPDLFPESDECDLEIVEPEGPDGPQENTTAVDVFSQNLRSPSASSTPIDSVESLLAFELKNCDVGHERIERHIRKGFGVVRTRCPKLPKTVQPSQNPPPPVSGLQDNLPVREVAQNTSASATNASSSKDDVYATLRNLEEYLGINKGTRATPEVIEIDSETSEDDTEGQFDQHQVKLLRKFLGSEDGALRELLSICEVNEEEVEKCNLDVTDERIANAMGAHVGDTLRQSSDNVLSNVEEAFVDINDLSQSERSHYELSHDPLEGCSQNISNN
- the LOC129791306 gene encoding uncharacterized protein LOC129791306 isoform X1; translated protein: MAANFPGSSHPKSGKQGSSSRSVRGYPEIPEWFRRSNILQVIQSYLEDQGSVAIDKKKIESYLPYFYNVYMEHPVSRRSPVLKLDQLVFEPPLGTLKDQQICARNNIKEICSVDIQKNNLIFKCERLYYKMLMEKEKGIRRGVDFPSYDSFIENALDISRGKIPRFMEFLQKQDKKRADKAMERRKEDKEDEASRKESDSAASPKASSSKATAGQVRKSTNLPPPRKLRKVTFLQPSSPKKKTMEKEAEGASSKGSTSSNVPSSNSEQIDINENVSENSSPMKEIPKRRKSVKTSQNLAKNFLEDEEDGAKRIAFFLNPENDDEIAAYLLDNIHYSSSEESISGDEVEDVDALFEKALQDVDGLKKIRAMHPDLFPESVESDPEIVEPEGPQENTTAVDDSSAEESTSGDEVEDVDALIEKAMQDVDGLEKVMAMHPDLFPESDECDLEIVEPEGPDGPQENTTAVDVFSQNLRSPSASSTPIDSVESLLAFELKNCDVGHERIERHIRKGFGVVRTRCPKLPKTVQPSQNPPPPVSGLQDNLPVREVAQNTSASATNASSSKDDVYATLRNLEEYLGINKGTRATPEVIEIDSETSEDDTEGQFDQHQVKLLRKFLGSEDGALRELLSICEVNEEEVEKCNLDVTDERIANAMGAHVGDTLRQSSDNVLSNVEEAFVDINDLSQSERSHYELSHDPLEGCSQNISNN
- the LOC129791305 gene encoding RNA-splicing ligase RtcB homolog, which encodes MVVRPYDEELKYIEKISPTCYRIKKGFQPNMNVEGCFYVNSALEKLMFEELRNACRPGQTGGFLPGVKQIANVAALPGIVGRSIGLPDIHSGYGFAIGNMAAFDMDDPNAIVSPGGVGFDINCGVRLLRTNLFEKDVKPVQEKLAQSLFDHIPVGVGSKGIIPMNARDLEEALEMGMDWSLREGYVWAEDKEHCEEYGRMLNADPSKVSMRAKKRGLPQLGTLGAGNHYCEIQVVDEIYDNSAASKMGIEKTGQVCVMIHSGSRGFGHQVATDALVEMEKAMKRDKIETNDRQLACARINSPEGQNYLKAMAAAANFAWVNRSSMTFLTRQAFAKQFHTTPDDLDMHVIYDVSHNIAKMEEHIVDGKQKRLLVHRKGSTRAFPPHHPLIPVDYQLTGQPVLIGGTMGTCSYVLTGTEQGMQETFGSTCHGAGRALSRAKSRRNLDYMDVLNKLNEMGISIRVASPKLVMEEAPESYKNVTDVVDTCHAAGISKKTFKLRPIAVIKG
- the LOC129791306 gene encoding uncharacterized protein LOC129791306 isoform X3, with the translated sequence MAANFPGSSHPKSGKQGSSSRSVRGYPEIPEWFRRSNILQVIQSYLEDQGSVAIDKKKIESYLPYFYNVYMEHPVSRRSPVLKLDQLVFEPPLGTLKDQQICARNNIKEICSVDIQKNNLIFKCERLYYKMLMEKEKGIRRGVDFPSYDSFIENALDISRGKIPRFMEFLQKQDKKRADKAMERRKEDKEDEASRKESDSAASPKASSSKATAGQVRKSTNLPPPRKLRKVTFLQPSSPKKKTMEKEAEGASSKGSTSSNVPSSNSEQIDINENVSENSSPMKEIPKRRKSVKTSQNLAKNFLEDEEDGAKRIAFFLNPENDDEIAAYLLDNIHYSSSEESISGDEVEDVDALFEKALQDVDGLKKIRAMHPDLFPESVESDPEIVEPQENTTAVDVFSQNLRSPSASSTPIDSVESLLAFELKNCDVGHERIERHIRKGFGVVRTRCPKLPKTVQPSQNPPPPVSGLQDNLPVREVAQNTSASATNASSSKDDVYATLRNLEEYLGINKGTRATPEVIEIDSETSEDDTEGQFDQHQVKLLRKFLGSEDGALRELLSICEVNEEEVEKCNLDVTDERIANAMGAHVGDTLRQSSDNVLSNVEEAFVDINDLSQSERSHYELSHDPLEGCSQNISNN